One window from the genome of Pedobacter schmidteae encodes:
- a CDS encoding DUF47 domain-containing protein, whose translation MNNIFSFFSPKDKLFQPLFEQAGNNLVSISEALVHAVHTPDQSQRKEHVKVIEKLEQSGDDITHAIFLGLGKTFITPFDREDIHALVSALDDIADHIYAAGMNMDLYNIKTINKAMISLAELLLEMCTDLNRAIRELRTFKNSDLIAEVCLRINAGESRADQICNTELADLFDNELDAIELIKQKEVLQMMEMASDKCDDAANVLEAILIKNA comes from the coding sequence ATGAACAATATTTTCAGTTTTTTCAGCCCGAAAGATAAATTATTTCAGCCTTTATTTGAACAGGCAGGTAATAACCTGGTCAGCATTTCCGAAGCCCTTGTTCATGCGGTTCACACACCAGACCAAAGCCAAAGAAAGGAACACGTCAAGGTAATTGAAAAGCTGGAACAGTCTGGTGACGACATTACACATGCCATTTTTCTGGGCCTGGGCAAAACCTTTATCACTCCTTTTGATCGTGAGGACATCCATGCGCTGGTTAGTGCCCTGGATGACATTGCCGATCATATTTATGCTGCAGGAATGAATATGGATCTATACAACATCAAAACCATCAATAAGGCTATGATCAGTTTAGCCGAATTGCTGTTGGAAATGTGTACCGACCTTAATCGCGCCATCAGGGAACTAAGAACCTTTAAAAACTCCGACCTGATTGCTGAGGTATGCCTCAGAATAAATGCAGGTGAAAGTAGGGCCGACCAGATCTGTAATACGGAACTGGCCGATCTGTTCGACAATGAACTAGATGCCATTGAACTCATCAAACAAAAAGAAGTATTACAAATGATGGAAATGGCCAGCGACAAATGCGACGATGCCGCCAATGTACTCGAAGCTATCCTGATCAAAAACGCCTAG
- a CDS encoding RNA polymerase sigma factor translates to MMSYQKLSDVELIALLKEGDKGAFAAIFDQYKSLLFSHVYKKIRDREEAKDIVQEVFASLWAKRAQINDQSNLGGYLMLAVRHKVLDLVGHKHVEERYFSSLSDFATAQNNNADHRVRENQLRLLIEKEIEALPSKMREIFLMSRVGQLSHKEIAGQLNISEQTVTTQIKRALRVLRVKLGLMLYLAMLIKW, encoded by the coding sequence ATGATGAGTTATCAAAAGCTTTCTGATGTTGAATTGATCGCCTTGCTAAAAGAGGGAGATAAAGGGGCATTTGCTGCAATTTTTGATCAATACAAAAGTTTGTTGTTTTCTCATGTTTATAAGAAAATAAGGGACAGGGAAGAGGCTAAGGATATTGTTCAGGAAGTTTTTGCAAGTCTGTGGGCTAAAAGAGCTCAGATTAACGATCAAAGTAACCTGGGTGGTTACCTGATGCTGGCCGTAAGGCATAAGGTGTTGGATCTGGTTGGACATAAGCATGTTGAAGAAAGGTATTTCAGCTCACTGAGCGATTTTGCCACCGCACAAAACAACAATGCGGACCACCGGGTTCGGGAGAATCAGCTAAGGCTGCTGATAGAAAAGGAGATTGAGGCTTTGCCATCAAAAATGCGTGAGATCTTTTTAATGAGCAGAGTTGGACAATTGAGTCATAAAGAAATTGCCGGACAATTGAATATTTCGGAACAGACAGTAACTACGCAAATAAAAAGGGCATTGAGAGTGCTTAGAGTAAAACTTGGATTAATGCTTTACCTGGCCATGCTGATCAAATGGTGA
- a CDS encoding FecR family protein: MTTEEAKALILRYNAGKCSDTEQELVEAWYQQFATDEASGLTDLDLEKVGEEIWTTLPDELKVPKTVRLWPRIAAAVAVFLVIGGGLFLYVSRQSMFNLNSKLTHQAAIAPGKNKAFLTLANGTAIPLSEARNGVVIDASQIKYDNGEVIHYSSTGTSGKKMKEVAEQLVISTPRGGMYQVQLPDGSKVWLNADSKISFPEQFKGLVRKVLLEGEAYFEVAKVLRKEKDRNGESRRMPFVVVSKGQEVEVLGTHFNISAYGDENQVKTTLLEGKVRVNDRILEPNQQSVQTGGRINVLHVNAADVLDWKGGEFVCRNEPLESIMKKIARWYDVEVIYSHPDLKLKTFSGSLSRSDEVLSVLKAIEQAGTMKFKLEGKRVYVQ; encoded by the coding sequence ATGACAACAGAAGAAGCGAAAGCACTGATTTTACGATATAATGCAGGTAAATGTTCTGACACAGAACAGGAATTGGTAGAAGCCTGGTACCAGCAATTTGCGACAGACGAGGCCTCCGGTTTGACCGATCTGGACCTGGAAAAGGTAGGTGAGGAAATATGGACTACTTTACCTGATGAACTGAAAGTGCCTAAAACAGTTAGGTTATGGCCACGTATTGCAGCTGCTGTAGCGGTTTTTTTAGTTATCGGTGGCGGATTGTTTTTATATGTCTCACGCCAATCTATGTTCAACCTGAATTCAAAACTGACGCATCAGGCAGCTATTGCACCGGGCAAAAATAAAGCCTTTTTGACATTGGCAAACGGAACGGCCATTCCACTTAGTGAAGCCCGGAACGGAGTGGTTATTGATGCCAGTCAGATAAAATACGATAATGGAGAGGTCATCCACTATTCGTCGACAGGTACTTCTGGCAAAAAAATGAAGGAGGTTGCAGAACAGCTGGTGATCAGCACACCTCGGGGAGGGATGTACCAGGTACAATTGCCGGATGGAAGTAAGGTGTGGCTAAACGCCGATTCAAAAATTTCTTTTCCGGAACAGTTTAAGGGACTGGTAAGAAAGGTGTTGCTAGAGGGGGAGGCTTATTTTGAGGTGGCTAAGGTGTTGCGGAAAGAGAAGGATAGAAATGGGGAAAGCAGACGTATGCCTTTTGTGGTTGTTAGCAAAGGGCAGGAGGTGGAGGTTTTAGGTACACACTTCAATATCTCTGCATATGGTGATGAAAACCAGGTGAAAACCACCTTGCTGGAAGGAAAAGTACGTGTGAACGACAGAATATTGGAACCCAACCAGCAATCCGTTCAGACAGGTGGAAGGATAAACGTTTTGCATGTAAATGCGGCTGATGTGCTGGACTGGAAAGGTGGCGAATTTGTGTGCCGGAACGAACCTTTAGAAAGCATTATGAAAAAGATTGCCCGCTGGTACGACGTAGAAGTTATTTATAGTCATCCAGATCTTAAGCTTAAAACTTTTAGCGGGTCGTTGTCGAGGTCTGATGAGGTGCTTAGCGTTTTAAAAGCTATAGAACAGGCGGGGACGATGAAGTTTAAACTGGAAGGCAAGAGGGTATATGTACAATAA
- a CDS encoding SusC/RagA family TonB-linked outer membrane protein: MNKNAFKVGMSYFRQPSKLLLTMNQALQRIDAADKRKWIMRVNLTTIVLMLSLLQVSASSFAQRLTYSRKNASMGEIFKEIKKQTGYHVFYADESVNINRVLDVSFKNADLKSVMNTVLKDQALEYSIDTRNIIIKPKPPGIIDKIIDLFKNIDVVGRVVDEEGKPLAGATVFASMEAEAISVAKVGNNSVVFRKTNAVAITDATGKFYLRNVDERAVITISYLGYTVQRIKAAKDMGVIKMVPDESNLIEFNVTVNTGYQTLSKERSAGSFAKPDIAIIENRTGSMNILQRLDGLVAGLTINNAPNATQNPLLVRGLTTVGLVDGQGISTGTNRNPLFVVDGIPMEDVNTVNPQDVADITVLKDATASSIWGARASNGVIVITTKKGTFGEKVRINYDAFFNFQGRPDLDYFPTLNSKQFIQAAQEVFDPVINPWANVSGFTNLGSAGVAPHERILYNQYRGLITPAQARTSLDSLANLDNRQQIKDLWYRNASLMNHTVSFSAGASKYSFYGSAAYTNTVSNRPGEKNDTYKINLRQDFSLGKAIQLNLITDLTNNVTSAMRTVEIDNNFYPYQMFRDANGNNLSMPYMGYLSDENRIDYEARSRVSLNYNPLDEYNYGYTKNSNLLSRNVLGASVKLLDGLKFEGTYGFVKGSGKTDVYEDTKSYKVRSELVQFTVAPNTTSTPVYYLPNNGGKYSITNVNQQYWTVRNQLSYNKSWDAELHQLTLLLGQEAQEQLETKNGSVVRGYNDGLQTFGAVDYATLGVTGAANPVMPNNTGRSLLSNDVFNQSERLSRFSSYYSNLAYTFNKRYAVNGSFRIDKSNLFGLDKSAQNRPVWSVGGKWILSSENFMSNIAWINHLALRATYGLTGNSPAPGTAASYDILAAQRSNFLPGGVGLRVVTPSNTKLTWESTRNVNLGLDFGVVNNRISGTIDIYRKTTSDLLGNLPTNTFTGYSNIVGNLGDLENKGVELSLNTLNVRAGDFKWNTIFNIAYNKNVITKLNLGTPITTTFNQVRQQYVENYPAFTLFAYKFAGLDQLGDPQIELADGTITKTPNVGKVSDVVFMGTYQPVWSGGMANVFNYKSLSLSANAIFNLGHMMRKDVNKYYTGRLLHGNIESLSTGSGFKGGNKHADFANRWKQPGDELLTNIPSYLANASLSTTRRDTEYYTYSDINVVSASYIKLRDVTLSYRLPALLVRKLQAEQVTFRVQLSNLMLWKANKDHIDPEYINAIYGNRSILANQGTLSLGLNVKF, encoded by the coding sequence ATGAATAAAAATGCTTTTAAAGTAGGTATGTCTTATTTTAGGCAGCCTTCGAAATTACTTTTAACTATGAATCAGGCCCTTCAGCGAATCGATGCGGCCGATAAAAGAAAATGGATCATGCGAGTTAACCTGACTACTATAGTATTGATGCTGTCGCTGTTGCAGGTAAGTGCCTCCAGTTTCGCACAGCGACTGACTTACAGCAGGAAAAATGCAAGTATGGGCGAAATTTTTAAAGAAATCAAAAAACAGACTGGTTACCATGTGTTTTACGCCGATGAAAGCGTAAATATAAATAGGGTACTGGATGTCAGCTTTAAAAATGCGGATCTGAAAAGTGTAATGAACACGGTGCTGAAAGACCAGGCACTTGAATACTCAATTGACACCCGAAATATTATCATTAAGCCTAAGCCTCCTGGTATTATTGACAAAATTATTGACTTGTTTAAAAATATAGACGTGGTTGGCCGTGTAGTAGATGAAGAAGGAAAACCGCTTGCAGGTGCCACCGTATTTGCGAGTATGGAAGCGGAAGCGATTAGCGTGGCAAAAGTAGGAAATAACAGTGTGGTTTTTAGAAAAACGAACGCTGTTGCGATAACTGACGCAACCGGTAAATTTTATCTTCGAAATGTAGACGAAAGGGCCGTTATTACTATTTCTTATCTTGGTTATACTGTACAACGCATTAAAGCTGCAAAAGATATGGGCGTGATTAAAATGGTGCCTGACGAGAGTAACCTGATTGAATTTAATGTAACCGTCAATACCGGATACCAGACTTTGTCAAAAGAAAGAAGTGCTGGTTCTTTTGCAAAACCAGATATAGCCATTATAGAAAATCGTACCGGAAGCATGAACATTCTTCAGCGCCTTGACGGTCTGGTGGCTGGTTTGACCATTAATAACGCCCCCAACGCGACACAAAATCCGCTGCTTGTGCGTGGATTAACGACTGTTGGTCTGGTTGATGGTCAGGGAATTTCAACAGGTACCAATAGAAACCCTCTGTTTGTGGTTGATGGGATTCCTATGGAAGATGTAAACACCGTTAATCCGCAGGATGTAGCAGACATTACGGTTTTGAAGGATGCAACAGCATCGTCTATCTGGGGTGCAAGAGCCTCAAATGGCGTGATTGTAATTACAACTAAAAAGGGAACTTTTGGCGAAAAGGTAAGGATCAATTATGATGCTTTTTTTAATTTTCAAGGCAGGCCCGATCTGGATTATTTTCCAACGCTGAACAGTAAGCAGTTTATACAGGCAGCTCAGGAAGTTTTTGATCCGGTCATCAATCCCTGGGCAAATGTTTCAGGCTTTACTAATCTGGGCAGTGCTGGCGTGGCACCGCACGAAAGGATTCTGTATAATCAATATAGAGGGCTCATTACGCCGGCGCAAGCCAGAACGAGTCTGGATAGTTTAGCTAATCTGGACAACAGGCAACAAATAAAAGATCTCTGGTACAGGAACGCTTCATTAATGAATCATACGGTATCTTTTTCTGCTGGTGCCAGTAAATACTCGTTTTACGGTTCTGCGGCTTATACGAATACGGTAAGTAATCGTCCTGGCGAGAAAAACGATACCTATAAAATTAATCTGCGACAAGATTTTTCATTGGGTAAGGCAATTCAGCTGAACCTGATTACCGACTTGACCAATAACGTAACCAGCGCTATGCGAACTGTGGAGATAGACAACAATTTTTATCCTTATCAAATGTTCAGGGATGCAAATGGGAACAATCTTTCTATGCCATACATGGGCTATCTGAGTGACGAGAACCGCATTGACTACGAAGCCCGTAGCCGGGTTAGTCTAAATTATAATCCATTGGATGAGTACAACTATGGTTACACTAAAAACAGCAATTTATTGAGTCGTAATGTTTTGGGTGCCAGTGTGAAATTGCTGGATGGGTTGAAGTTTGAGGGTACCTATGGTTTTGTAAAAGGCAGCGGTAAGACAGACGTTTATGAGGATACCAAAAGTTATAAGGTAAGAAGCGAGCTGGTACAGTTTACAGTAGCGCCAAATACCACATCTACGCCAGTTTATTACTTGCCTAATAATGGAGGGAAGTATAGTATAACCAATGTAAACCAGCAATACTGGACCGTGAGAAACCAGTTGAGCTACAATAAAAGCTGGGATGCAGAACTGCATCAACTTACGCTATTGCTGGGACAGGAAGCACAGGAACAGCTGGAAACCAAGAACGGGAGTGTGGTAAGAGGTTATAATGACGGACTACAAACTTTTGGCGCGGTTGATTATGCAACATTAGGTGTAACCGGTGCAGCCAATCCGGTAATGCCGAATAATACGGGAAGAAGCCTGCTTAGCAATGATGTGTTTAATCAGTCTGAACGGCTTAGCAGGTTTTCGTCTTATTATTCAAATCTGGCTTACACCTTCAATAAAAGGTATGCTGTTAATGGAAGCTTCCGTATAGATAAGAGTAATTTATTCGGGTTGGATAAGTCGGCCCAGAACAGACCGGTATGGAGTGTGGGTGGAAAGTGGATATTGAGCTCGGAAAATTTTATGAGCAATATTGCATGGATAAACCATCTGGCTTTAAGGGCTACCTATGGCTTGACTGGTAATTCACCTGCGCCGGGAACAGCGGCATCTTATGATATCCTTGCTGCCCAGCGTAGTAACTTTTTGCCTGGAGGGGTGGGATTACGGGTGGTAACGCCGTCTAATACCAAATTGACCTGGGAAAGTACAAGGAACGTCAATCTGGGCCTGGATTTTGGTGTAGTGAATAACCGCATCAGCGGGACAATTGATATCTACAGGAAGACAACCAGCGATCTGTTGGGTAATCTGCCTACCAATACTTTTACTGGTTATTCAAATATTGTAGGTAACCTGGGCGATTTAGAGAATAAAGGAGTAGAGTTGAGTTTAAATACTTTAAATGTGCGCGCAGGTGATTTCAAATGGAACACCATATTCAATATCGCTTACAATAAAAATGTAATTACCAAACTAAATCTTGGAACGCCGATTACTACCACTTTTAACCAGGTAAGACAACAGTATGTAGAAAATTACCCTGCTTTTACATTATTTGCTTATAAGTTTGCCGGGCTGGACCAGTTGGGCGACCCACAGATTGAACTGGCGGATGGTACCATCACCAAAACACCCAATGTAGGAAAGGTTAGCGATGTGGTTTTTATGGGGACATATCAGCCAGTATGGAGTGGTGGTATGGCCAATGTATTTAATTATAAAAGTTTGAGTTTAAGTGCAAATGCTATATTTAATCTTGGCCATATGATGCGCAAGGATGTAAATAAGTATTACACGGGCAGGTTATTACATGGGAATATAGAAAGTTTAAGTACAGGATCTGGATTTAAAGGTGGTAATAAGCATGCTGATTTCGCGAACCGCTGGAAACAACCTGGTGATGAACTGCTGACCAATATCCCATCTTACCTGGCGAATGCCTCGTTGAGTACTACACGCAGGGATACTGAATACTACACTTACTCAGATATCAATGTCGTTAGTGCTTCTTATATCAAGCTTCGGGATGTTACTTTATCCTACAGACTACCGGCTTTACTGGTCAGGAAGTTGCAGGCAGAACAGGTTACCTTCAGGGTGCAATTGTCGAACCTGATGCTTTGGAAAGCCAATAAAGACCACATTGATCCGGAATACATCAATGCTATTTATGGCAACAGGAGTATACTGGCCAATCAGGGTACTTTATCACTGGGTCTGAATGTGAAATTTTAA